One Halobaculum sp. CBA1158 DNA segment encodes these proteins:
- a CDS encoding helix-turn-helix domain-containing protein, whose product MTRTPRPHTTLVFVAVVVAGGVAAVPTVSPTGTAPVDGGDGATTGTDVPGSQRAPLGSPDASGLGPVDGSVVGVADARTSDGSVDVRAIAVHAAETVTDPTPVVLVAAGSSRFDDGSDALDHETRRRIREAVSERPGIHLAGVASAVEEPVSTVRYHTRVLERDRAIGTEKIRGSKRLFPPAVGDHDRTVQAAIADDASRSVLQSVRRHGPATVSELADHLDRAPSTVSHHLCRLDDDGLVTRDRDGERVVTTLTEAVRDALRDRR is encoded by the coding sequence ATGACCCGAACACCGCGACCGCACACGACGCTCGTGTTCGTCGCCGTCGTCGTCGCCGGCGGCGTCGCCGCGGTTCCCACGGTGTCCCCGACGGGGACCGCGCCCGTCGACGGCGGCGACGGCGCGACTACCGGGACGGACGTACCCGGTTCACAGCGAGCTCCGCTCGGCAGTCCTGACGCCTCCGGCCTCGGGCCGGTAGACGGCTCGGTCGTCGGCGTCGCCGACGCGCGTACGTCCGACGGCAGCGTCGACGTGCGAGCGATCGCGGTACACGCCGCGGAGACGGTCACGGATCCGACGCCCGTGGTGCTGGTCGCCGCGGGAAGCAGCCGCTTCGACGACGGATCGGACGCCCTCGATCACGAGACGCGGCGACGGATTCGGGAGGCCGTCTCCGAGCGCCCCGGGATTCATCTCGCGGGGGTCGCCTCCGCGGTCGAGGAGCCGGTCTCGACCGTCCGGTATCACACCCGCGTCCTCGAACGCGACCGAGCGATCGGGACGGAGAAGATCCGCGGCAGTAAGCGGCTGTTCCCCCCGGCGGTGGGGGATCACGACCGAACGGTTCAGGCCGCGATCGCGGACGACGCGAGCCGAAGCGTCCTGCAGTCGGTGCGTCGGCACGGGCCGGCGACCGTGAGCGAGTTGGCCGATCACCTGGACCGGGCACCGAGCACCGTCTCGCACCACCTCTGTCGGCTGGACGACGACGGGCTGGTGACCCGCGACCGGGACGGCGAACGGGTCGTGACGACGCTGACGGAGGCGGTTCGGGACGCGCTCCGGGACCGTCGGTGA
- a CDS encoding HalOD1 output domain-containing protein produces the protein MSDRGSDGGPPALEDVPVIDDVVLRYATEEDAYRASFDPGLLPPSVFVPLAVGELRGDGSDSVPVLHGSLDPSALDRLCAGETVVEFTYAGYRVRLDGRGEVLIRELDR, from the coding sequence ATGAGCGATCGGGGTTCCGACGGCGGTCCGCCGGCGCTAGAGGACGTGCCGGTCATCGACGACGTCGTGCTCAGGTACGCCACCGAGGAGGACGCGTACCGGGCGTCGTTCGACCCGGGCCTCCTGCCGCCGAGCGTGTTCGTCCCGCTCGCCGTCGGGGAGCTACGCGGGGACGGCTCCGACAGCGTACCGGTGCTCCACGGGTCGCTCGACCCCTCCGCGCTCGACAGGCTGTGTGCGGGTGAGACGGTCGTCGAGTTCACGTACGCCGGGTACCGGGTCAGGCTGGACGGGCGCGGTGAAGTGCTGATTCGGGAACTCGACCGCTGA
- a CDS encoding YihY/virulence factor BrkB family protein gives MRVSGDDAIAGVRAVVARARNAGIGFLAAAVAYYALVSLVPLSALVALAVTAVAGETVADRAVATLGDALSPAGREAVRGVLTGVGGRARTTAVGAVVLSWGATRLFRGLDRAFARVYRTEERGGVPGHLRDAVLALASVLSAVTGVVAVELLVTADPVTGLVRALLRVALLVGLLSPAYYVLPDVRVGVRETLPGAAVAAVGWTALYVGFGRYVGASGGGALPGLLGAVVLVVTWLYVGSFLLIAGAVINAVLAGR, from the coding sequence GTGAGAGTCTCGGGAGACGACGCGATCGCCGGGGTTCGCGCGGTCGTCGCCCGCGCCCGGAACGCGGGGATCGGGTTCCTCGCGGCGGCCGTCGCGTACTACGCGCTCGTCTCGCTTGTCCCGCTCTCGGCGCTCGTCGCGCTCGCGGTGACCGCGGTCGCCGGCGAGACGGTCGCCGACCGCGCGGTCGCGACGCTCGGTGACGCGCTCTCGCCCGCGGGCCGAGAGGCGGTCCGGGGCGTGCTCACCGGCGTCGGCGGCCGCGCGCGCACGACGGCCGTCGGCGCGGTCGTCCTGTCGTGGGGGGCCACCCGGCTGTTTCGCGGCCTCGACCGCGCGTTTGCCCGGGTGTACCGAACCGAGGAGCGCGGCGGGGTCCCGGGACACCTCCGCGACGCGGTCCTCGCGCTCGCGAGCGTCCTCTCGGCGGTCACGGGCGTCGTCGCGGTCGAACTGCTGGTGACCGCCGATCCCGTGACCGGCCTCGTCCGTGCCCTCCTCCGGGTCGCGCTGCTCGTCGGCCTGCTGTCGCCGGCGTACTACGTCCTCCCAGATGTACGGGTCGGCGTCCGCGAGACGCTTCCCGGAGCGGCGGTCGCAGCGGTGGGGTGGACGGCCCTGTACGTCGGGTTCGGCCGCTACGTCGGCGCGTCCGGAGGGGGCGCGCTCCCGGGGCTGCTCGGGGCGGTCGTCCTCGTCGTCACGTGGCTGTACGTCGGGTCGTTCCTCCTGATCGCGGGTGCCGTGATCAACGCGGTCCTGGCCGGGCGGTGA
- a CDS encoding nucleotide exchange factor GrpE, which translates to MSEEADAGRDDSEDASDAAGDAPAGTEAESTDRDGDDVIETALADEVARYDDALAADVAALEREAVESAERVEELESSLRRTKADFQNYKKRAKKRQEQEKARATESLVGRLTEVRDNLVRALDQDEDADIRPGVESTLETFDRVLAEENVEIIDPEPGQVVDPERHEVMMRVDSDRPEGTVVDVFKQGYEMADRVIEAAQITVSDGE; encoded by the coding sequence ATGAGCGAAGAGGCCGACGCCGGACGCGACGACTCGGAGGACGCGAGCGACGCCGCCGGCGATGCGCCGGCAGGTACCGAGGCCGAGTCGACCGACCGCGACGGCGACGACGTGATCGAGACCGCGCTGGCCGACGAGGTGGCACGGTACGACGACGCGCTGGCGGCCGATGTCGCGGCCCTCGAGCGCGAGGCCGTCGAGTCAGCCGAACGCGTCGAGGAGCTGGAGTCGAGCCTCCGGCGGACGAAGGCGGACTTCCAGAACTACAAGAAGCGCGCCAAGAAGCGTCAGGAGCAGGAGAAGGCGCGGGCGACCGAGTCGCTCGTCGGCCGGCTGACCGAGGTCCGGGACAACCTCGTGCGCGCGCTCGACCAAGACGAGGACGCCGACATCCGTCCGGGCGTCGAGTCCACGCTGGAGACGTTCGATCGCGTCCTCGCCGAGGAGAACGTGGAGATCATCGACCCCGAACCGGGTCAGGTGGTCGACCCGGAGCGCCACGAGGTGATGATGCGCGTCGACTCCGACCGACCCGAGGGCACCGTCGTCGACGTGTTCAAGCAGGGGTACGAGATGGCCGACAGGGTGATCGAGGCCGCGCAGATCACCGTCAGCGACGGGGAATAG
- the dnaK gene encoding molecular chaperone DnaK, with protein sequence MATNKILGIDLGTTNSAFAVMEGDDPEIIVNGEGDRTTPSVVAFTDDGERLVGKPAKNQAVQNPDRTIQSIKRHMGEEDYSVDIDGEDYTPQQISAMILQKIKRDAEEYLGDDVEKAVITVPAYFNDKQRQATKDAGEIAGFEVERIVNEPTAASMAYGLDDESDQTVMVYDLGGGTFDVSVLDLGGGVYEVVATNGDNDLGGDDWDEAIIDHLAEEFENEHGIDLREDRQALQRLKDAAEEAKIELSSRKQASVNLPFITATDSGPVHLETEITRATFESLTEDLIERTVGPTEQALSDAGYDADDIDEVILVGGSTRMPQVQDKVEEILGTEPKKNVNPDEAVALGAAIQGGVLSGDVDDLVLLDVTPLSLGIEVKGGLFERLIEKNTTIPTEESKIFTTAAANQTSVQVRVFQGEREIAEENELLGEFQLTGIPPAPAGTPQIEVSFNIDENGIVNVEAEDKGSGNAESITIEGGAGLSDEEIERMQEEAEQHAEEDEERRRRIEARNEAESAVQRAETLLEENEEEVDDDLESDIREEIEALEEVLADEDADTDEIEDATESLSEALQEIGKQMYQQQAQAGPGGAGGPEGAAGAGPGGMGGMGGQGPGAGAAADGDDEEYVDADFEDVDDDEDS encoded by the coding sequence ATGGCGACCAACAAGATCCTCGGGATCGACCTCGGGACCACGAACTCCGCGTTCGCGGTGATGGAGGGCGACGACCCAGAGATCATCGTGAACGGCGAGGGCGACCGAACGACGCCGTCCGTCGTCGCGTTCACCGACGACGGCGAGCGACTCGTCGGCAAGCCGGCGAAGAACCAGGCCGTCCAGAACCCCGACCGCACGATCCAGTCGATCAAGCGGCACATGGGCGAGGAGGACTACTCCGTCGATATCGACGGCGAGGACTACACGCCCCAGCAGATCTCGGCGATGATCCTCCAGAAGATCAAGCGCGACGCCGAGGAGTACCTCGGCGACGACGTGGAGAAGGCGGTCATCACGGTCCCCGCGTACTTCAACGACAAGCAGCGCCAGGCGACGAAGGACGCCGGCGAGATCGCCGGCTTCGAGGTCGAGCGCATCGTCAACGAGCCGACCGCCGCCTCGATGGCGTACGGCCTCGACGACGAGTCCGACCAGACGGTGATGGTGTACGACCTCGGGGGCGGCACCTTCGACGTGTCCGTCCTCGACCTGGGCGGCGGCGTCTACGAGGTCGTCGCCACGAACGGGGACAACGACCTCGGCGGCGACGACTGGGACGAGGCGATCATCGACCACCTCGCCGAGGAGTTCGAGAACGAGCACGGCATCGATCTGCGCGAGGACCGCCAGGCGCTCCAGCGCCTGAAGGACGCCGCCGAGGAGGCGAAGATCGAGCTGTCGAGCCGGAAGCAGGCCAGCGTGAACCTCCCGTTCATCACGGCGACCGACTCCGGCCCGGTCCACCTCGAGACCGAGATCACCCGCGCGACGTTCGAGAGCCTCACGGAGGACCTCATCGAGCGCACAGTCGGCCCGACCGAGCAGGCGCTGTCGGACGCCGGCTACGACGCCGACGACATCGACGAGGTCATCCTCGTCGGCGGGTCCACGCGAATGCCGCAGGTGCAGGACAAAGTCGAGGAGATCCTCGGCACCGAGCCGAAGAAGAACGTCAACCCCGACGAGGCGGTCGCGCTGGGCGCGGCGATCCAGGGCGGCGTGCTCTCGGGCGACGTCGACGACCTCGTCCTGCTCGACGTGACGCCCCTGTCGCTGGGGATCGAGGTGAAGGGCGGCCTCTTCGAGCGCCTCATCGAGAAGAACACGACCATCCCGACCGAGGAGTCGAAGATCTTCACGACCGCGGCCGCGAACCAGACCTCGGTGCAGGTGCGTGTCTTCCAGGGCGAGCGCGAGATCGCCGAGGAGAACGAACTGCTCGGCGAGTTCCAGCTCACCGGCATCCCGCCGGCCCCGGCGGGCACCCCGCAGATCGAGGTGTCGTTCAACATCGACGAGAACGGCATCGTGAACGTCGAGGCCGAGGACAAGGGCTCGGGCAACGCCGAGTCGATCACGATCGAGGGCGGCGCGGGCCTCTCCGACGAGGAGATCGAGCGCATGCAGGAGGAGGCCGAGCAGCACGCCGAGGAGGACGAGGAGCGTCGCCGTCGCATCGAGGCCCGCAACGAGGCCGAGAGCGCGGTCCAGCGCGCCGAGACGCTCCTCGAGGAGAACGAGGAGGAGGTCGACGACGACCTCGAGTCCGACATCCGCGAGGAGATCGAGGCGCTGGAGGAGGTGCTCGCCGACGAGGACGCCGACACCGACGAGATCGAGGACGCCACCGAGAGCCTCTCGGAGGCGCTCCAGGAGATCGGCAAGCAGATGTACCAGCAGCAGGCCCAGGCCGGCCCCGGCGGCGCGGGCGGCCCCGAGGGGGCCGCGGGCGCGGGCCCCGGCGGCATGGGCGGTATGGGCGGTCAGGGCCCCGGTGCGGGTGCTGCCGCCGACGGCGACGACGAGGAGTACGTCGACGCCGACTTCGAGGACGTTGACGACGACGAGGACTCGTAG
- the dnaJ gene encoding molecular chaperone DnaJ — protein MSEDFYDVLGVSRDASEEEIKQAYRQKATEYHPDVSDEPDAEEKFKKVKKAKEVLTDEEQREAYDRMGHDQFEQAEKRGGFEDSAGGAGGMGGGPFGGGGMGGGMGGGGGMGGLGDIFEEFFGGGGGGRGGPRPGKDLRTNLDITLQEAHDGVTKQFSVARPTRCEECGGEGHPEDADVRTCPQCDGRGQVRQVQQTPLGRVQQTGTCPRCEGEGELYSEDCVACDGSGITREETTLTVDVPAGIQDGQTLRMDGEGAPGEPGARDGDLLIEVRVEGDDRFERDGADLHLTEPVSFPQAVFGDTIQLETLDGSVEFEVPAGTQSGETFRLKGKGMPRLRRRGDGDLYVQVQVVTPDDLTSEQREALKEFAEAGGEEIDVSEGFFEKIKNSL, from the coding sequence ATGAGCGAGGACTTCTACGACGTGCTCGGAGTCTCGCGGGACGCCTCCGAGGAGGAGATCAAGCAGGCGTACCGCCAGAAGGCCACCGAGTACCATCCCGACGTCAGCGACGAACCCGACGCCGAGGAGAAGTTCAAGAAGGTCAAGAAGGCCAAGGAGGTCCTCACCGACGAGGAGCAGCGCGAGGCGTACGACCGGATGGGTCACGACCAGTTCGAACAGGCCGAGAAGCGCGGCGGGTTCGAGGACAGTGCCGGCGGCGCGGGCGGCATGGGGGGCGGTCCGTTCGGTGGCGGCGGCATGGGCGGCGGTATGGGCGGGGGCGGCGGCATGGGCGGCCTCGGCGACATCTTCGAGGAGTTCTTCGGCGGCGGGGGCGGCGGCCGCGGCGGCCCGCGCCCCGGGAAGGACCTCCGGACCAACCTCGATATCACCCTGCAGGAGGCCCACGACGGCGTCACCAAGCAGTTCTCCGTCGCGCGCCCGACCCGGTGTGAGGAGTGCGGCGGCGAGGGCCACCCCGAGGACGCCGACGTGCGGACGTGTCCGCAATGCGACGGCCGTGGGCAGGTCCGACAGGTGCAGCAGACGCCGCTCGGCCGCGTCCAGCAGACCGGCACGTGTCCGCGGTGTGAGGGCGAGGGCGAACTGTACTCCGAGGACTGCGTCGCCTGCGACGGCTCCGGGATCACCCGCGAGGAGACCACGCTGACGGTCGACGTGCCCGCGGGGATCCAGGACGGCCAGACCCTCCGGATGGACGGCGAGGGCGCGCCCGGCGAGCCCGGCGCTCGCGACGGCGACCTCCTCATCGAGGTGCGCGTCGAGGGCGACGACCGCTTCGAGCGCGACGGTGCCGACCTCCACCTCACCGAGCCCGTCTCGTTCCCGCAGGCCGTCTTCGGCGACACGATTCAGCTGGAGACGCTCGACGGCAGCGTCGAGTTCGAGGTGCCGGCGGGCACCCAAAGCGGCGAGACGTTCCGCCTGAAGGGGAAAGGGATGCCTCGCCTCCGGCGGCGCGGCGACGGCGACCTCTACGTCCAGGTGCAGGTCGTCACGCCCGACGACCTCACGAGCGAGCAGCGCGAGGCGCTCAAGGAGTTCGCGGAGGCCGGCGGCGAGGAGATCGACGTGAGCGAGGGCTTCTTCGAGAAGATCAAGAACTCGCTGTAG
- a CDS encoding CBS domain-containing protein, with translation MELPTPQDLRERRTALDLTQSALADRADVSQPLIARIEGGDVDPRLSTLRRIVEALEEVEGDVVRARDIMHEDVISVAPDQSVREAVELMEGEAYSQLPVIQNGTPVGSISFSDVNQAGENAAELPVSEVMSESFPPVSPDATVDEIRNLLEHYKAVVVTDGGDAAGIITEADLAAQLS, from the coding sequence ATGGAACTCCCGACGCCACAGGACTTGCGCGAGCGGCGGACCGCGCTGGATCTCACCCAGAGTGCCTTGGCCGATCGCGCGGACGTATCACAGCCGCTGATCGCCCGGATCGAGGGCGGCGACGTGGACCCGCGGCTGTCGACGCTCCGGCGGATCGTCGAGGCGCTCGAGGAGGTCGAGGGCGACGTGGTTCGCGCCCGCGACATCATGCACGAGGACGTGATCAGCGTCGCCCCCGACCAGTCGGTCCGAGAGGCCGTCGAACTGATGGAGGGAGAGGCGTACTCACAGCTCCCGGTGATCCAGAACGGCACGCCCGTGGGGTCGATCTCGTTTTCGGACGTGAACCAGGCCGGCGAGAACGCCGCCGAACTCCCCGTCAGCGAGGTGATGTCGGAGTCGTTCCCGCCGGTGAGCCCGGACGCGACCGTCGACGAGATCCGGAACCTCCTGGAGCACTACAAGGCCGTCGTCGTCACCGACGGCGGCGACGCCGCCGGGATCATTACCGAGGCGGACTTGGCTGCGCAGTTGTCCTGA
- a CDS encoding DUF555 domain-containing protein, whose product MSNYLVALEAAWLVRDVEAIDDAIGVAVSEAGRRLNEADKEYVDVEVGATPCPACGEPFDSAFIAASTALVGLMLEIDVFNADSEEHATRIAKSEIGGALRDVPLDVIDVIETESDEDDDE is encoded by the coding sequence GTGAGCAACTATCTCGTCGCGCTGGAGGCGGCCTGGTTGGTGCGAGACGTGGAAGCGATCGACGACGCTATCGGCGTCGCGGTCAGCGAGGCGGGTCGCCGCCTGAACGAGGCGGACAAGGAGTACGTCGACGTGGAGGTCGGCGCGACGCCGTGTCCCGCCTGCGGGGAGCCGTTCGACTCGGCGTTCATCGCCGCCTCGACGGCGCTCGTCGGCCTCATGCTGGAGATCGACGTGTTCAACGCCGACAGCGAAGAGCACGCCACCAGGATCGCCAAAAGCGAGATCGGCGGCGCACTCCGCGACGTGCCGCTGGACGTGATCGACGTGATCGAGACCGAGTCCGACGAGGACGACGACGAGTAA
- the psmB gene encoding archaeal proteasome endopeptidase complex subunit beta, with the protein MRPSSDLAGADNDLADETVFGPELGEFPNADERRSQATGEGEMKTGTTTVGLRTEDGVVLATDMRASLGRMVSSKDVQKVEQIHPTGALTIAGSVSAAQNLIQTLKAETNLYEARRGKDMSMRALSTLTGNLLRSGAFFIVQPILGGVDEEGAHIYSIDAAGGMTEEEYTVTGSGSQFALGVLEQEYDAELSLDDAKRVAARAIKSAVERDTASGNGINVAVVTDEGVEITKEKDIDALLE; encoded by the coding sequence ATGCGACCATCTAGTGACCTCGCGGGAGCCGACAACGATCTCGCCGACGAGACCGTGTTCGGGCCGGAGCTCGGGGAGTTCCCCAACGCCGACGAGCGCCGCTCACAGGCGACCGGCGAGGGCGAGATGAAGACCGGGACGACGACCGTCGGCCTGCGGACCGAGGACGGCGTCGTGCTCGCGACCGACATGCGCGCCTCGCTGGGCCGGATGGTGTCCTCGAAGGACGTTCAGAAGGTCGAGCAGATCCACCCGACGGGCGCGCTCACCATCGCCGGATCTGTGTCGGCCGCACAGAACCTCATCCAGACGCTGAAGGCCGAGACGAACCTCTACGAGGCCCGTCGCGGCAAGGACATGAGCATGCGCGCGCTGTCGACGCTCACCGGGAACCTCCTGCGCTCGGGCGCGTTCTTCATCGTCCAGCCGATCCTGGGCGGCGTCGACGAGGAGGGCGCACACATCTACTCCATCGACGCCGCCGGCGGGATGACCGAGGAGGAGTACACGGTCACCGGCTCCGGCTCCCAGTTCGCTCTCGGGGTGCTCGAACAGGAGTACGACGCGGAGCTCTCGCTGGACGACGCAAAGCGCGTCGCCGCCCGCGCGATCAAGTCGGCCGTCGAGCGCGACACCGCTTCCGGCAACGGGATCAACGTCGCCGTGGTCACCGACGAGGGCGTCGAGATCACGAAAGAGAAAGACATCGACGCGCTGCTGGAGTAG
- a CDS encoding Rieske 2Fe-2S domain-containing protein: protein MTTGTTIASLADVPESGSLLFTVADGHAEDREAILVRCDEEPGVRAWINTCPHEYQRLDRGRGAAMRDGEIICPKHGSMFDACSGECDNGEAAGTTLPSVSVAVEDGEVLLADDDYTFRHEGGIDDDGPSSTSHIGF, encoded by the coding sequence ATGACCACGGGGACGACGATCGCGTCGCTCGCGGACGTTCCGGAGTCGGGATCGCTGTTGTTCACCGTCGCCGACGGCCACGCCGAGGACCGAGAGGCGATCTTAGTCAGGTGCGATGAGGAACCCGGCGTGCGAGCGTGGATCAACACCTGTCCCCACGAGTACCAGCGCCTCGACCGCGGACGCGGCGCGGCGATGCGCGACGGGGAGATCATCTGTCCCAAGCACGGCTCCATGTTCGACGCCTGCTCGGGCGAGTGCGACAACGGCGAGGCCGCCGGCACGACCCTGCCGTCGGTGAGCGTCGCCGTCGAAGACGGGGAGGTGCTGCTCGCGGACGACGACTACACCTTCCGACACGAGGGGGGAATCGACGACGACGGCCCGAGTTCGACCTCGCACATCGGCTTCTGA
- a CDS encoding DUF6884 domain-containing protein, which translates to METLGLVQAGACPFRGRGPAVDRYATAFFTKKAELADLVCDEWVVLSERNGVIDPDAEVEGVDREFTELEPAERARWATDVVAEVSSRVRKNEFDRVVVFADRPVRTALKDRGGLLSRVAAAGADTVEPLSGIGGRDRQERWLDEQLAIRREAADPAADDIDADLDELS; encoded by the coding sequence ATGGAGACCCTGGGGCTCGTGCAGGCGGGTGCCTGTCCGTTCCGTGGTCGGGGGCCGGCTGTGGATCGCTACGCGACCGCGTTCTTCACGAAGAAGGCGGAGCTCGCGGATCTGGTGTGTGACGAGTGGGTCGTCCTCTCCGAGCGCAACGGCGTGATCGACCCGGATGCGGAAGTCGAGGGGGTCGACCGCGAGTTCACCGAGTTGGAGCCGGCCGAACGGGCCCGCTGGGCGACGGACGTGGTGGCGGAGGTGAGTTCGCGCGTCCGCAAGAACGAGTTCGATCGGGTGGTCGTCTTCGCCGACCGTCCCGTTCGGACGGCGCTGAAGGACCGCGGGGGACTGTTGAGCCGGGTCGCCGCCGCGGGGGCGGACACCGTCGAGCCGCTGTCCGGCATCGGCGGACGCGACCGTCAGGAGCGCTGGCTCGACGAACAGCTCGCGATTCGCCGGGAGGCGGCCGACCCGGCGGCCGACGACATCGACGCGGACCTGGACGAGTTGTCCTGA
- the ligA gene encoding ATP-dependent DNA ligase LigA codes for MEFATFAERADAMAEEEGDLATVGLVADALSAAGDDLAVVARFLRGEVFAGWDGRTLSVGPSLCHEALARAAGANVDAEEIEDRLAETGEIGAVAAGLDLGGQTGLGAFGGGAGGADGGLTVREVYDDLVAVAAATGDGSESFRRDTLFGLFTSASPVEAAYLARLVLGEMRVGVGSGTLRDATAEAFLEADVTTPTDERAENDRTEALVGVVERALQVTNDHGRVAEIARDEGEAGLRSVSLTVGRPVRSMLAQAGTVADALEAWDRAAVETKYDGARVQIHYRDPDRDDATPSREPGRDADAGGDGPVSIYSRNMEDVTAALPELVEHVREHAAPPVILDGEAVAVDDDGEPLPFQEILRRFRRKHDVDRMREEVRVELRAFDCLHADGDDLLDAPLSERRDRLRDALDAGVSELLVSDDPDEIAAFEADALEAGHEGVMLKRPESTYDPGDRGRSWLKRKPDVETLDLVVTGAEWGEGRRAELFGTFEVAVRLDRSAPNADAAGDGVGDAAGDDGATPDGYATVGRVATGITDERLAELTDLLEPHVRSESGQTVRFAPEVVFEVGYEEIQTSPTYDSGYALRFPRFVAAREDKSPADADSLNRVERLADENGTN; via the coding sequence ATGGAGTTCGCGACGTTCGCCGAGCGGGCCGACGCGATGGCCGAGGAGGAGGGCGACCTCGCGACCGTGGGGCTCGTCGCCGACGCGCTGTCGGCCGCCGGCGACGACCTCGCGGTTGTCGCGCGCTTTCTCCGCGGCGAGGTGTTCGCCGGATGGGACGGCCGCACCCTCTCGGTCGGACCGTCTCTGTGTCACGAGGCGCTCGCCCGGGCCGCCGGCGCGAACGTCGACGCCGAGGAGATCGAGGATCGACTCGCCGAGACCGGCGAGATCGGCGCGGTCGCCGCCGGGTTGGACCTGGGCGGGCAGACCGGGCTCGGGGCCTTCGGCGGCGGCGCTGGGGGCGCAGACGGCGGTCTCACCGTTCGGGAGGTGTACGACGACCTCGTCGCGGTCGCGGCCGCCACCGGGGACGGGAGCGAGTCGTTCCGCAGGGACACGCTGTTCGGACTGTTCACGAGCGCGAGCCCGGTCGAGGCGGCGTACCTCGCGCGGCTCGTCCTCGGAGAGATGCGCGTCGGCGTCGGCTCCGGGACGCTCCGGGACGCCACCGCCGAGGCGTTCCTCGAGGCCGACGTGACGACGCCGACCGACGAGCGCGCCGAGAACGACCGGACCGAGGCGCTCGTCGGCGTCGTCGAGCGCGCGCTCCAGGTGACGAACGACCACGGTCGGGTCGCCGAGATCGCACGCGACGAGGGCGAGGCCGGCCTGCGGTCGGTGTCGCTCACCGTGGGGCGACCGGTTCGGTCGATGCTCGCGCAGGCCGGCACGGTCGCCGACGCGCTCGAGGCGTGGGACCGGGCTGCCGTCGAGACGAAGTACGACGGCGCGCGCGTCCAGATCCACTACCGAGACCCGGACCGCGACGACGCGACGCCGAGTCGCGAGCCCGGACGCGACGCGGACGCCGGCGGCGACGGGCCTGTGTCGATCTACTCGCGAAACATGGAGGACGTGACCGCGGCGCTGCCGGAACTGGTCGAACACGTCCGCGAACACGCCGCGCCGCCGGTCATCCTCGACGGCGAGGCCGTCGCCGTCGACGACGACGGGGAGCCGCTCCCGTTCCAGGAGATACTCCGGCGCTTTCGGCGGAAACACGACGTCGACAGGATGCGCGAGGAGGTCCGGGTCGAGCTTCGCGCGTTCGACTGCCTGCACGCCGACGGCGACGACCTCCTCGATGCGCCGCTGTCGGAGCGCCGCGACCGCCTCCGCGACGCGCTCGACGCCGGCGTCTCGGAGCTGTTGGTGTCCGACGATCCCGACGAGATAGCCGCGTTCGAGGCGGACGCCCTGGAGGCGGGCCACGAGGGCGTGATGCTGAAACGCCCGGAGTCGACGTACGACCCGGGTGACCGCGGCCGCAGTTGGCTCAAGCGCAAGCCCGACGTGGAGACGCTCGACCTCGTGGTCACCGGCGCGGAGTGGGGGGAAGGCCGGCGGGCGGAGCTGTTCGGGACGTTCGAGGTGGCGGTCCGCCTCGACCGGTCGGCCCCGAACGCCGACGCCGCAGGCGACGGCGTCGGTGACGCCGCAGGCGACGACGGGGCGACGCCCGACGGCTACGCGACGGTCGGGCGGGTCGCCACCGGAATAACCGACGAGCGGCTGGCGGAACTGACCGATCTGCTGGAACCGCACGTGCGCTCGGAGTCGGGGCAGACCGTGCGGTTCGCTCCCGAAGTCGTGTTCGAGGTGGGCTACGAGGAGATACAGACCTCCCCCACCTACGACTCGGGGTACGCGCTCCGGTTCCCGCGGTTCGTCGCCGCCCGCGAGGACAAGTCCCCGGCCGACGCCGACTCGCTGAACCGGGTCGAGCGCCTCGCCGATGAGAACGGAACGAACTGA